One genomic segment of Ignavibacteriota bacterium includes these proteins:
- a CDS encoding lysophospholipid acyltransferase family protein: MSKLDLNFVITNHYPNFEKISNWKKQLILGIVKRVIHLDEINKVLETNSDTYGVEFIDNLFEQLNFSFNISNKDLRKIPSEGRLIIVANHPIGSLDGLALLKLISEIREDVKIIANSILYEIENLRNLFLPFNLDSKLIQRENIKSIDEALQNEHAIIIFPAAEVSRLKFYHITDSKWHKGAIHFAKKNNSPILPIYIDAKNSLLFYLASAINKYFSRFLLVHELFNKKNKTISIKVGNPIPAKVFTSHIIEDQSQIALLKKHVMRIRKDRKGVFVTEKNIIHPIPRKFIKRELINSELLGETSDRKKIYLCEYSKAPNTLNEIARLREITFRKVGEGTGNKLDIDRFDKIYKHIVVWDENDLEIVGAYRLGLGSELMNEFGIKGFYTSTLFKYSEDFINTYLNSSLELGRSFIQKKYWKTNALHYLWQGIGAFLYKHPEIKYMFGGVSISKNYNQTATEMIVFYYSKWYGNIKDSVHPNKEFKISEKTYSNLSEEFIGNSPIEDYKILKNMLKPFGFTVPTLYKQYTDLCEIDGVKYLGFGVDDSFEMCVDGFILIDVEKITKEKRLRYIDVHSGEQAVA, from the coding sequence ATGAGTAAACTTGATTTGAATTTTGTTATAACTAATCACTATCCAAACTTTGAAAAAATATCTAACTGGAAAAAACAATTAATTTTAGGAATAGTTAAAAGAGTAATTCATTTAGACGAAATAAATAAAGTTCTTGAAACAAACTCAGATACATATGGGGTTGAATTTATTGATAATTTATTTGAGCAGCTTAACTTTTCATTTAATATATCAAACAAGGATTTAAGAAAAATTCCATCGGAAGGAAGATTGATAATTGTTGCAAATCATCCAATTGGAAGTTTGGATGGATTGGCTTTGTTGAAATTAATATCAGAGATTAGGGAAGATGTAAAAATTATTGCAAATTCAATTTTATATGAAATTGAAAACTTGAGAAATCTGTTTTTACCTTTTAATTTGGATTCAAAATTAATTCAAAGAGAAAATATAAAATCAATTGATGAAGCTTTGCAAAACGAGCATGCAATAATTATTTTTCCAGCTGCTGAAGTATCAAGATTAAAATTCTATCATATCACAGATTCAAAATGGCATAAAGGTGCAATTCATTTTGCTAAAAAAAACAATTCTCCAATTCTTCCAATTTACATTGATGCTAAAAATTCATTACTATTTTATTTGGCATCAGCAATCAATAAATATTTTTCAAGATTCTTATTAGTTCACGAATTGTTTAATAAGAAAAATAAAACAATCTCAATTAAAGTGGGAAATCCAATACCGGCAAAGGTTTTTACTTCGCATATTATTGAAGATCAATCTCAGATTGCATTATTGAAAAAACATGTTATGAGAATTAGAAAAGATAGAAAAGGAGTTTTCGTAACCGAGAAAAATATTATTCATCCAATTCCAAGAAAATTTATTAAACGTGAATTAATAAACTCTGAATTATTAGGAGAAACATCAGATAGAAAAAAAATATATTTGTGCGAATATTCTAAAGCTCCAAATACATTAAATGAAATTGCACGTTTAAGAGAAATTACATTTAGAAAAGTTGGTGAAGGAACCGGCAATAAATTAGACATTGATCGTTTTGATAAAATTTATAAACACATTGTTGTTTGGGATGAAAATGATTTGGAGATTGTCGGCGCATACAGATTAGGATTAGGTAGTGAACTAATGAATGAATTTGGCATTAAAGGATTTTATACTTCAACACTATTTAAATATTCCGAAGATTTTATTAATACTTATTTGAATTCATCATTAGAGCTTGGAAGAAGTTTTATCCAAAAAAAATATTGGAAGACAAATGCGCTTCACTATCTCTGGCAAGGAATTGGAGCGTTTTTATATAAACATCCGGAAATTAAATATATGTTTGGCGGAGTAAGTATTAGTAAAAATTATAATCAAACAGCAACTGAAATGATTGTTTTTTATTATTCAAAATGGTACGGAAATATTAAAGATTCTGTTCATCCAAATAAAGAATTTAAAATTTCTGAAAAAACTTATTCTAATTTAAGTGAAGAATTTATTGGGAATTCACCAATTGAAGATTATAAAATTCTAAAAAATATGTTAAAACCATTTGGATTTACTGTTCCAACTTTATATAAACAATATACGGATTTGTGCGAAATTGATGGTGTGAAATATTTGGGATTTGGAGTTGACGATTCTTTTGAAATGTGTGTCGACGGATTTATATTAATTGATGTTGAAAAAATTACAAAGGAAAAAAGATTAAGATATATTGATGTTCATTCTGGAGAACAAGCTGTTGCTTAG
- a CDS encoding phytase gives MKKIFYNALAIILSIISLYSCTDKNIVSNKTAKEFIVSEYYQTTANEADNIDSPTFWKLNDKTAWLITTAKATDRLIVHDAATGNFVKYVGASGNEPLQFSRPNGIFAIDSLLFIVERDNARLQILKLPDFNFVNFIGIGDLIKPYGIYVHKNEKSYNIYVTDNYETADEQIPIDKDLGNRIHLYEMKFENNQFQTKLIKKFGDTTGNGVLRIVESINGDFENNNLLIAEEKEDETCIKIYNFDGIFKNKIVGRGLFKTQVEGIALYKEKDNQGFWVATDQDSVSNTFHFFDRKTFEHIGFFKSTKTTNTDGIWLTQESLTNFPKGVFFAVNNDKNISSFNLSEILKRVKLSD, from the coding sequence ATGAAAAAAATATTTTATAATGCTTTGGCAATAATTTTATCAATCATTTCTTTGTATTCTTGTACAGATAAAAATATTGTTTCTAACAAAACTGCAAAAGAATTTATAGTATCCGAATATTATCAAACAACAGCGAACGAAGCTGACAATATTGATTCCCCTACTTTCTGGAAACTTAATGATAAAACTGCTTGGCTAATTACAACAGCAAAAGCAACAGATAGACTTATTGTTCATGATGCAGCAACTGGTAATTTTGTAAAATACGTTGGAGCAAGCGGTAACGAACCACTTCAGTTTTCAAGACCAAATGGAATTTTTGCAATTGATTCTCTTTTATTTATTGTAGAAAGAGATAATGCCAGATTGCAAATCTTAAAATTGCCAGATTTTAATTTTGTTAATTTTATTGGGATTGGTGATTTAATAAAACCCTATGGAATTTATGTTCATAAAAATGAAAAATCATACAATATTTATGTAACAGATAATTATGAAACAGCAGATGAACAAATTCCTATAGATAAAGATTTAGGTAACAGAATTCACTTATATGAAATGAAGTTTGAGAACAATCAATTTCAAACAAAACTAATTAAGAAATTTGGTGATACTACTGGAAACGGAGTATTAAGAATTGTTGAATCAATTAATGGAGATTTTGAAAATAATAATTTACTTATTGCTGAAGAAAAAGAAGATGAAACATGTATCAAGATTTATAACTTTGATGGTATATTTAAAAATAAAATAGTTGGGCGTGGTTTATTTAAAACCCAAGTTGAGGGTATTGCTTTATATAAAGAGAAAGATAACCAAGGTTTTTGGGTTGCAACAGACCAAGATTCCGTTTCAAATACATTTCATTTTTTTGATAGGAAAACTTTCGAACATATTGGCTTTTTTAAATCGACGAAAACAACTAATACGGATGGAATTTGGCTGACTCAAGAATCATTAACGAATTTTCCAAAAGGCGTTTTTTTTGCTGTGAATAATGATAAGAATATTTCTTCTTTTAATTTATCAGAAATATTGAAAAGAGTAAAATTAAGTGATTAA
- a CDS encoding TonB-dependent receptor, translating into MQKMQQIIKVFIFFLLVTNLYFAQNGKIVGIITDENNLSLVSANIYIEALKKGVTSDENGKFVFSNLNTGNYEITFSYLGYQTKKINIDVLENKTLELNVILNSGILFGEEVVVLGDQLIGQAKALNQQKENMNITNIVSSDQIGRFPDANIGDALKRITSITVNYDQGEARFGNIRGTEPRLNSFTINGERIPSAEAEIRNVQLDLVPSDMVQTIEVNKAVTPEMDADAIGGSVNLITKGAPNKLRLSTTLGGNYNQLSEKAAFNGAFTVGQRFADDVFGILLNGSYHDHELGSDNTEGAWDNDEGNIIIDEWEIREYQIRRLRQSIGGTLDFRINPFNTIYLKGIYSNRKDWENRYRVTYSDDTIERQTKGGISGDTSENARLENQKMFTLSLSGDHAFDGNIKLDWSAGISRASEERPNERYITWAAEDVEVQFDLSDLETPKPLESVSLSQYVLDEISEEYQFTEEKDFNAKVNFEIPLLNSGKFNNKLKIGARLKNKDKERDNNFFEYTPLSEPASILDWATKDYTNPNFLAGDYKVGTLTSAESIGSLDLDNSSLFEKEDKPDEYAASNFNAAENVIAGYLQLNQNLGNSISMIAGIRFEQTDIDFKGYQFDEATEDVTSTTGKDNYSNFLPGIHFKFNYDENTILRFAWTNTIARPNYYDLVPYRAIAEDNEELAIGNPSLKPTTSMNFDLNAEKYLESVGILSGGIFYKSIDDYIYVYSEEDYADNISGNTYDEFFQPRNGASANLFGVEFAFQRRLDFLGSIFKNLNFYSNYTFTNSNTDNPVLNDQVEGKKDIELPGTSPHIVNANLTYQNEQIVLGISFNYTAAYLDPDELDLTPGLERYYDSVVRLDLNGSYAFTPNLRLFIEANNLTNQPLRYYAGTQKRTYQAEYYDLRFNAGIKFDL; encoded by the coding sequence ATGCAAAAAATGCAACAAATTATTAAAGTGTTTATTTTTTTTCTACTTGTAACAAATTTATATTTTGCTCAAAACGGGAAAATTGTAGGAATTATAACCGATGAGAATAATCTATCTTTGGTTAGTGCAAACATATACATCGAAGCACTAAAAAAAGGTGTTACTTCAGATGAAAATGGAAAATTTGTCTTTTCAAATCTCAATACCGGCAATTATGAAATTACATTTTCTTATCTCGGTTATCAAACAAAAAAAATTAACATTGATGTTTTAGAAAACAAAACTTTGGAATTAAATGTTATTCTTAATTCCGGAATTTTATTTGGCGAGGAAGTTGTTGTTTTAGGCGATCAATTAATTGGTCAAGCTAAAGCTTTGAATCAGCAAAAAGAAAATATGAATATTACAAACATTGTTTCATCAGATCAAATTGGAAGATTCCCAGATGCAAATATTGGCGATGCACTCAAAAGAATTACTTCAATAACTGTTAATTATGATCAAGGTGAAGCAAGATTTGGAAATATAAGAGGAACAGAACCACGTTTAAATTCTTTTACAATTAATGGTGAAAGAATTCCATCCGCTGAGGCTGAAATAAGAAATGTTCAGTTAGATTTAGTTCCATCCGATATGGTTCAAACCATTGAAGTAAATAAAGCTGTCACTCCCGAAATGGATGCTGATGCTATTGGTGGATCGGTTAACCTAATTACAAAAGGGGCACCAAATAAATTACGATTGTCAACAACACTAGGTGGAAATTACAATCAACTTTCAGAAAAAGCAGCATTTAACGGAGCTTTTACGGTAGGACAAAGATTTGCTGATGACGTATTTGGTATTTTATTAAATGGTTCTTATCATGATCATGAATTAGGCTCAGACAATACCGAAGGTGCGTGGGATAATGATGAAGGTAATATTATTATTGATGAATGGGAAATTCGTGAATATCAAATTAGAAGATTAAGACAAAGTATAGGTGGAACTTTAGATTTTAGGATAAATCCATTCAACACCATTTATCTAAAAGGGATTTATTCAAACAGAAAAGATTGGGAAAATCGTTACAGAGTAACTTACTCTGATGATACAATTGAAAGACAAACAAAAGGTGGAATAAGCGGTGATACAAGTGAAAATGCTCGATTAGAAAATCAAAAAATGTTTACGTTATCTTTATCTGGAGATCATGCTTTTGATGGAAATATAAAACTTGATTGGTCTGCCGGAATATCAAGGGCTTCAGAAGAAAGACCAAATGAGCGATATATAACATGGGCTGCTGAAGATGTTGAAGTACAATTTGACTTATCTGATTTAGAAACTCCCAAACCACTAGAAAGTGTTTCGCTTTCTCAATATGTGTTAGATGAAATCAGTGAAGAATACCAATTTACAGAAGAAAAAGATTTTAATGCAAAAGTAAATTTTGAAATTCCTTTGTTAAATTCCGGTAAGTTTAACAATAAATTGAAAATTGGTGCTAGACTTAAAAATAAAGATAAGGAACGAGATAATAATTTTTTTGAATATACACCTTTATCAGAACCGGCAAGTATTTTAGATTGGGCAACAAAAGATTATACAAATCCAAACTTTTTAGCCGGAGACTATAAAGTTGGAACATTAACATCGGCTGAAAGTATTGGGTCATTGGATTTAGATAATTCTTCCTTATTTGAAAAAGAAGATAAACCGGATGAATATGCCGCATCTAATTTTAATGCAGCTGAAAATGTTATTGCCGGTTATCTACAGTTAAATCAAAATTTAGGGAATAGTATTTCGATGATTGCCGGAATTAGATTTGAACAAACCGATATTGATTTTAAAGGTTATCAATTTGATGAAGCAACAGAAGATGTTACTTCAACAACAGGAAAAGATAATTATTCTAATTTCCTTCCGGGTATTCATTTCAAATTTAATTATGATGAAAATACAATCTTAAGATTTGCATGGACAAATACAATTGCAAGACCAAATTATTATGATCTTGTTCCATATAGAGCAATCGCCGAAGATAATGAAGAGCTGGCAATTGGTAATCCTTCATTAAAACCAACAACTTCTATGAATTTCGATTTGAATGCGGAAAAATATTTAGAAAGTGTAGGAATTTTATCCGGTGGAATTTTTTATAAATCCATAGATGATTATATTTATGTTTATTCAGAAGAAGATTATGCAGATAATATTTCCGGCAATACATATGATGAATTTTTCCAACCTCGTAATGGCGCCTCAGCAAATTTGTTTGGTGTTGAATTTGCATTTCAAAGAAGATTAGATTTTCTTGGAAGTATTTTTAAGAATTTGAATTTTTATTCAAACTATACTTTTACTAATTCAAATACGGATAACCCAGTACTTAATGATCAAGTTGAAGGCAAAAAGGATATTGAATTGCCCGGAACTTCTCCACATATTGTAAATGCAAATTTAACTTATCAAAATGAGCAAATAGTTTTAGGAATTTCCTTTAATTATACTGCTGCATATTTAGATCCGGATGAATTAGATTTAACTCCCGGTTTAGAAAGATATTATGATAGTGTTGTTAGACTTGATCTCAATGGCTCATATGCATTTACTCCAAATTTAAGGTTGTTTATTGAAGCCAATAATTTAACAAATCAGCCTTTACGATATTATGCCGGAACACAAAAAAGAACTTATCAAGCTGAGTATTACGATTTAAGATTTAACGCTGGAATTAAATTTGATTTGTAA
- a CDS encoding glycosyltransferase, whose amino-acid sequence MENLFIIIFSIIISIGIIYQILSIIILKKEYSKKVNTNILEKDNYPSTSILKPIKGIDDQLENNLRSFYNLDYPNYEIIFGIHTKDDPAIEIIRNISSEFSKIKTKIVIDNYMIGLNPKINNLYNMYPKSKGSFILISDSNTRVEPNFLKSLLSEFNDKNVGLVTASIRGVGARNIPSIFENIHLNSFMLPSVFTASRIAKISIVIGKSILIPRKILNQIGGFEAFRNYLAEDYLMGVKVEELGYKVKTSSTFVDNINENLTLNKFLNRHSRWAKMRAKIRLNTYLLEAFSNPISASFILALVLFSNFGFTQFFIVSSLKIFLDFITLKIIKSDLKFYYLLLIPIKDLIIGLLWYIPFINSEINWRNNIFKIRKDSLLQPI is encoded by the coding sequence ATGGAAAATTTATTTATAATAATTTTCTCTATAATTATTTCAATTGGAATTATTTATCAAATATTATCTATAATCATTTTAAAAAAAGAGTATTCGAAAAAAGTTAATACTAATATTTTAGAAAAAGATAATTATCCTTCTACGAGTATTCTGAAACCAATTAAAGGAATTGATGATCAGCTTGAAAATAATTTGAGATCATTTTATAATCTTGATTACCCGAATTATGAAATTATTTTTGGAATTCATACCAAAGACGATCCGGCAATAGAAATTATTAGAAATATATCTTCTGAATTTTCTAAGATTAAAACTAAAATTGTAATTGATAATTATATGATTGGTCTAAATCCTAAAATAAATAATCTCTATAATATGTATCCAAAATCAAAAGGGAGTTTTATTTTAATTAGTGATAGCAATACTCGTGTTGAACCAAATTTCTTAAAATCTTTATTGAGTGAATTTAATGATAAAAATGTTGGACTTGTAACCGCATCAATACGTGGAGTTGGCGCAAGAAACATCCCTTCAATTTTTGAAAATATTCACTTAAATTCGTTTATGCTTCCAAGTGTATTTACGGCTTCAAGAATTGCAAAAATCTCTATTGTTATTGGCAAATCAATTTTAATCCCTAGAAAAATTTTGAATCAAATTGGTGGATTTGAAGCATTTAGAAATTATTTGGCAGAAGATTATTTAATGGGTGTAAAAGTTGAAGAATTAGGTTATAAAGTAAAAACATCCTCAACATTTGTAGATAATATAAATGAAAATTTGACATTGAATAAATTCTTAAATCGTCATTCAAGATGGGCAAAAATGCGCGCTAAAATCAGACTGAACACATATTTGTTGGAAGCCTTCTCAAACCCAATATCAGCTAGCTTTATTTTAGCTTTAGTATTGTTTAGCAATTTTGGTTTTACACAATTTTTTATTGTAAGTTCACTCAAAATATTTTTGGATTTCATTACGTTAAAAATTATTAAATCTGATTTGAAATTTTATTATCTATTATTAATTCCAATAAAAGATTTGATTATTGGTTTATTATGGTACATACCATTTATAAATTCCGAAATAAATTGGAGAAATAATATTTTCAAAATTAGAAAAGATTCTCTGCTTCAACCAATTTAA
- a CDS encoding glycoside hydrolase family 1 protein, with the protein MTDFFWGTSTSAFQIEGNISNDFTDWENLGKFRNNGSNPLYENGSNHWNLWKNDFDFLKELNLNSYRFSVEWSRIEPEINKYSDKALKQYSEMIDYLLENNIEPFLTLHHFSHPKWFHEFSPWHKKESVSTFCNFAKIIIDLFADKINYWISFNEPIVWALAAYGDGKFPPGYKDLNLMMDAIYNMMEAHICIYDYLKKRNPNAKLGIAKHFIIFKEARNWFFLDKKVTDNVDTFFNKMLLEAFQKNRITHWFPAILKYDKPIPLDNKIDFWGINYYYRIYSQFKFNLRNPVFLFPKEPETDMGWEIYPKGLKKIIKFVAKTGKEIVITENGIATEDEDLRKYFLKRHLKILNRARHKYNITGYFYWSLIDNYEWLKGKSKRFGLIKIDYDNDFRRIIKPSALYYSDLIKKYSQQKDEVFKQ; encoded by the coding sequence ATGACAGATTTTTTCTGGGGAACTTCAACTTCAGCATTTCAAATAGAAGGAAATATTTCAAATGATTTTACCGATTGGGAAAATCTTGGCAAATTTCGAAATAACGGTTCAAATCCTTTATACGAAAATGGAAGCAACCACTGGAATCTTTGGAAAAATGATTTTGATTTCCTAAAAGAACTTAATTTAAATTCATATAGATTTTCTGTTGAGTGGTCACGAATTGAACCGGAAATAAATAAATATTCGGATAAGGCTTTAAAGCAATATTCGGAAATGATTGATTATTTACTCGAAAATAATATTGAACCATTTTTAACTCTTCATCATTTTTCTCATCCAAAATGGTTTCATGAATTTTCACCTTGGCATAAAAAAGAATCGGTTTCTACTTTCTGCAATTTTGCAAAAATAATTATTGATTTATTTGCGGATAAAATAAATTATTGGATTTCTTTCAATGAACCAATTGTTTGGGCTTTAGCAGCGTATGGTGATGGTAAATTTCCTCCTGGTTATAAAGACTTAAATTTAATGATGGATGCAATTTACAATATGATGGAAGCTCATATTTGTATTTATGACTATCTAAAAAAGAGAAACCCTAATGCAAAGCTGGGAATCGCTAAACACTTTATAATTTTCAAAGAAGCAAGAAATTGGTTTTTTCTTGATAAAAAAGTAACAGATAATGTTGATACTTTTTTCAACAAAATGTTGTTGGAAGCATTTCAAAAAAACAGAATTACACATTGGTTCCCTGCAATATTAAAATATGATAAACCTATTCCACTTGATAATAAAATAGATTTTTGGGGAATAAATTATTACTACAGAATTTATAGTCAATTCAAATTTAATTTGAGGAATCCGGTTTTTCTTTTTCCTAAAGAACCTGAGACTGATATGGGCTGGGAAATTTATCCCAAAGGATTAAAAAAAATTATAAAATTTGTAGCAAAGACTGGTAAAGAAATAGTTATTACTGAAAATGGAATTGCAACGGAAGATGAGGACTTAAGAAAATATTTTTTAAAACGGCACCTAAAAATTCTTAATAGAGCAAGACATAAATACAATATTACCGGATATTTTTACTGGAGTTTAATTGATAATTATGAATGGCTAAAAGGCAAATCAAAAAGATTTGGACTTATTAAAATTGACTATGATAACGATTTCAGAAGAATTATTAAACCAAGTGCTTTATACTATTCAGATTTAATAAAAAAATATTCTCAACAGAAAGATGAAGTTTTTAAACAATAA
- a CDS encoding aspartate 1-decarboxylase, whose translation MLRTLLKSKIHRATVTGSDINYEGSISIDKKLMIAADLVEYEKVEVYNINNGERFSTYVIEGEDGEISLNGAAARLVQIGDHIIIASYILIKNEKIKSYKPNIILVDSTNSLI comes from the coding sequence ATGTTAAGAACTTTATTAAAATCAAAAATTCACAGAGCTACAGTTACGGGTTCTGATATAAATTACGAAGGCTCAATAAGTATTGATAAAAAACTAATGATTGCTGCCGATCTTGTTGAATATGAGAAAGTTGAAGTTTATAACATAAATAATGGTGAAAGATTTTCAACTTATGTTATAGAAGGTGAAGATGGAGAAATTAGTTTAAATGGAGCCGCTGCAAGATTAGTTCAAATCGGTGATCATATAATTATTGCTAGTTATATTTTGATTAAAAATGAGAAAATAAAATCTTACAAACCTAATATAATATTAGTTGACAGTACTAATAGTTTAATATAA
- a CDS encoding type III pantothenate kinase encodes MVLCLDVGNTQIHGGVFVNSKIKFQFRKTSRGQFSSDEIGLFLRTVLRENKIELDAIKNVSICSVVPDVVHSIVSGCIKYFHINPFILKAGVKTGLKIKYRNPLEVGTDRIANAIAAQKLFPNQNSIIVDFGTATTFDVITKSKEYLGGLIIPGIRLSMESLNKNTAQLPNVEIFKPQSVIGRSTEESIRSGLYFGQKSIVENLRKQINLEAFNDENSIMIATGGFSSLFEAENIFDIIVPDLVLIGLHEAFQMNNKDK; translated from the coding sequence ATGGTTCTTTGTTTAGATGTTGGAAATACACAAATTCATGGTGGGGTTTTCGTAAATTCAAAAATTAAATTTCAATTTAGAAAAACTTCAAGAGGACAATTTTCTTCAGATGAAATTGGATTGTTTCTTAGAACTGTATTAAGAGAAAATAAAATTGAGTTAGATGCAATAAAAAATGTTTCTATATGCAGTGTTGTTCCGGATGTTGTACATAGTATAGTTAGCGGATGTATAAAATATTTTCATATTAATCCGTTTATTTTAAAAGCTGGTGTAAAAACCGGTCTAAAAATTAAATATAGAAATCCGCTTGAAGTCGGCACCGATAGAATTGCAAACGCAATAGCCGCACAAAAATTATTTCCGAATCAGAACTCAATTATTGTTGATTTTGGAACCGCTACAACTTTTGATGTAATAACAAAATCAAAAGAATACTTAGGCGGTTTAATTATTCCCGGAATAAGATTATCAATGGAATCATTAAATAAAAATACTGCGCAGTTACCAAACGTGGAAATCTTTAAACCACAAAGTGTGATAGGACGCAGTACCGAAGAAAGTATTCGTTCCGGTTTGTATTTTGGACAAAAATCCATTGTCGAGAATTTAAGAAAACAAATAAACTTAGAAGCATTTAACGATGAAAATTCAATAATGATTGCTACGGGAGGTTTTTCAAGTTTATTCGAAGCTGAAAATATTTTTGATATTATTGTTCCTGATCTTGTACTTATTGGTTTACATGAAGCTTTTCAAATGAATAATAAGGATAAATAA
- the coaBC gene encoding bifunctional phosphopantothenoylcysteine decarboxylase/phosphopantothenate--cysteine ligase CoaBC, protein MSKYKILIKISGSIAAYKTAMLISKLVQNNYEVKVAVSKEALNFIGIATLEGLSGNQVHEDPFENGKMMSHIDLVKWADLTILAPATANTINKFASGIGDNLITSLFLAHDFTKPYVIVPSMNTKMLEHPSTQNSLALLKSWGIYITETNEGYLACGDIGKGKMLEPDLIYDLIESKLKNQNNNSHKRILITAGGTKENIDGIRFLTNLSTGTTASKIAQYFIDNKYNITFLHSADSKIPLGNFEDITYTNFDSLNNLLKNILRNNNYDLLIHNAAVSDYSIKEIIVNKENYELPLKQKLDSANSEILFKLSPNFKIVNQLKKYSQNNSIKLVSFKFTNSNDLNEINSKVNDLLNNSNSDLVIQNDLSSRGKNIQYEFNFYNKNGFVKTVKESVNIGKNISQILNI, encoded by the coding sequence ATGTCAAAATATAAAATTCTTATAAAGATAAGTGGGTCAATTGCAGCATATAAAACAGCAATGCTTATTTCAAAATTAGTGCAAAACAATTATGAAGTTAAAGTTGCTGTTTCAAAAGAAGCACTAAATTTTATTGGTATTGCTACACTGGAAGGATTATCTGGAAACCAAGTTCACGAAGATCCATTTGAAAACGGTAAAATGATGTCACACATTGATTTAGTAAAGTGGGCAGATTTAACGATTCTTGCACCAGCAACTGCAAATACAATTAACAAATTTGCAAGTGGAATTGGCGATAACTTAATAACTTCTCTTTTCTTAGCTCATGATTTTACTAAACCATATGTTATTGTTCCATCGATGAATACAAAAATGCTTGAACATCCTTCGACTCAAAATTCATTAGCTTTATTAAAAAGTTGGGGAATTTATATTACCGAAACCAATGAAGGCTATTTAGCTTGTGGAGATATTGGAAAAGGTAAAATGTTGGAACCGGATTTAATTTATGATTTAATTGAATCGAAATTAAAGAATCAAAATAATAATTCGCATAAGAGGATTTTAATAACAGCCGGCGGTACAAAAGAAAATATTGATGGTATAAGATTTTTAACAAATTTAAGCACCGGAACAACTGCATCTAAAATTGCACAATATTTTATTGATAATAAGTATAACATTACTTTTCTTCACAGTGCAGATTCCAAAATCCCATTGGGAAATTTTGAGGATATTACTTATACAAATTTTGATTCTTTAAATAATTTGCTAAAAAATATATTAAGAAATAATAATTATGATCTCTTAATTCATAATGCTGCAGTAAGTGATTATTCAATTAAAGAAATAATTGTCAACAAAGAAAATTATGAATTACCTTTAAAACAAAAATTGGATTCTGCAAACAGTGAAATTCTATTTAAGCTCTCACCAAACTTCAAAATTGTAAACCAATTAAAAAAATATTCTCAAAATAATTCTATAAAACTTGTTTCTTTTAAGTTCACAAATTCAAATGATTTAAATGAAATTAATTCTAAAGTAAATGATTTATTAAATAATTCTAATTCTGATTTAGTTATTCAAAATGATTTGTCTTCCCGAGGAAAGAATATTCAATATGAATTTAATTTTTACAATAAAAACGGATTTGTAAAAACAGTAAAAGAATCGGTCAATATTGGAAAAAATATTTCACAAATTTTAAATATTTAA